The Candidatus Thiopontia autotrophica genome includes a region encoding these proteins:
- a CDS encoding DNA internalization-related competence protein ComEC/Rec2, whose protein sequence is MIHIKGYNLITKIPPVAVAAVSLLFGMVMLFQQQQLPSPVWGVILLPLAVISHRTEWGRPLVWLVAGFLWAAFMAELRLAVSLPDELEKKDLQLVGEVVDIPQRKSNGSLRFLFQIESAEYKGELVDLPALARISWYRTQREVKAGERWSLRVRLKQPHGFMNPGGFDYEKWLFQQGIRATGYVRKDPGNRVLNPSSSGLDSLRAELTRWIGENSRSERADGILSALAVGDRQGIEEREWDVFRQTGTSHLMAISGLHIGLVSGLFFFLFRWLWSIPSRLLLMVPAQQAGAVGGFLGALGYAALAGFAIPTQRALIMVSVVMAMILLKRAVAPWTIYFTALIAILLLDPFAVLSAGFWLSFGAVGLILYGVAERRGGESKWLTMIRIQWGLAIGMLPMLLFLFRQGSLIAPVANIIAVPWVSLIVVPLNLLASLLHLLSISGAEQLLRLSAEMFEWIWPLLEWFSDLALSHFGFHQPELWTVLLAMVGAILILSPVGWSRRWPGVVALLPLLLLSPERPDKDEAWVTVLDVGQGLSTVVESMDKVMVYDTGNRFSATFNAGDAVVVPFLKSRGWKRVDLLVIGHDDRDHIGGMDALMKALPVVESISSVPEQVTGATNCLAGESWMWNGVSITVIHPDSPDRFKGNNGSCVIRIDAGGESLLLTGDIEKEAEHHLLSTSPELLDVDGVVVPHHGSNTSSTAEWIDAVSPAWAAFPVGYKNRYRFPKQKVVERYRRGGVRLFETAHTGSLQIRLGRAELPVPWRQFSQKIWSDVN, encoded by the coding sequence ATGATACATATCAAAGGTTACAACTTAATTACAAAAATTCCACCTGTTGCAGTTGCTGCGGTTTCACTGCTGTTTGGCATGGTAATGCTGTTTCAGCAACAGCAGCTGCCGTCACCAGTATGGGGAGTTATTCTGCTCCCCCTTGCTGTTATCAGTCACAGAACAGAGTGGGGGCGCCCGCTTGTCTGGCTGGTTGCCGGATTCCTCTGGGCAGCATTCATGGCAGAGCTGCGGCTTGCGGTCTCCCTGCCTGATGAGCTGGAGAAAAAGGATCTGCAGCTAGTAGGAGAGGTGGTAGATATCCCCCAGCGCAAGAGTAATGGCTCACTCCGGTTTCTGTTCCAGATAGAGAGTGCTGAGTACAAGGGAGAGCTGGTTGATCTGCCAGCACTTGCCCGCATCAGCTGGTATCGTACCCAGAGAGAGGTCAAGGCGGGCGAGAGATGGTCACTGCGGGTTCGTCTCAAGCAACCACACGGCTTTATGAATCCAGGAGGTTTCGATTACGAGAAGTGGCTATTCCAGCAAGGGATCCGTGCTACTGGATATGTACGTAAGGACCCGGGTAACAGAGTTCTGAACCCATCTTCATCAGGCCTGGATTCACTGCGTGCAGAGCTCACCAGATGGATTGGTGAAAACAGCAGATCAGAGCGTGCAGACGGTATCCTCTCGGCACTGGCCGTTGGCGACAGACAGGGGATTGAAGAGAGAGAGTGGGATGTATTCAGGCAGACCGGCACCAGCCACCTTATGGCAATCTCCGGTCTCCATATTGGGCTGGTATCGGGATTGTTCTTCTTTCTCTTTCGCTGGCTCTGGTCCATACCGAGCAGACTGTTGCTAATGGTTCCGGCTCAGCAGGCTGGGGCAGTTGGTGGTTTTCTCGGTGCCCTGGGGTACGCCGCCCTTGCAGGTTTTGCCATCCCTACCCAGCGCGCCCTGATTATGGTCTCGGTTGTTATGGCGATGATTTTGCTAAAGAGGGCTGTTGCCCCGTGGACAATATACTTCACCGCACTGATTGCGATTCTGCTGTTGGACCCATTTGCAGTTCTCTCGGCCGGTTTCTGGCTCTCGTTTGGGGCGGTTGGGCTCATCCTGTATGGGGTGGCAGAGCGCAGGGGGGGCGAATCAAAGTGGCTAACCATGATTCGCATCCAGTGGGGTCTTGCGATCGGAATGTTGCCAATGCTGCTCTTCCTGTTTCGCCAGGGTTCACTGATCGCCCCTGTTGCCAATATTATCGCTGTGCCTTGGGTTAGCCTGATTGTTGTTCCGCTAAATCTTCTGGCATCACTGCTTCACCTGCTCTCAATATCTGGGGCCGAGCAACTGCTGCGGTTATCTGCAGAGATGTTTGAGTGGATATGGCCGCTACTGGAGTGGTTTTCAGACCTGGCTCTATCCCACTTCGGTTTTCACCAACCGGAACTATGGACCGTACTATTGGCTATGGTTGGGGCAATTCTGATTCTCTCTCCTGTAGGCTGGAGCAGACGCTGGCCAGGAGTTGTTGCCCTGCTGCCTCTGCTATTGCTCTCGCCAGAGCGACCAGACAAGGATGAGGCCTGGGTGACAGTGCTGGATGTGGGGCAGGGGCTGTCGACGGTAGTCGAGAGCATGGACAAGGTGATGGTCTACGATACCGGAAACCGCTTTAGTGCAACCTTCAATGCTGGTGATGCGGTAGTGGTCCCCTTTCTGAAATCCAGAGGGTGGAAGAGGGTTGATCTTCTGGTCATCGGCCATGATGACCGTGACCATATAGGCGGTATGGATGCCCTGATGAAAGCACTGCCAGTTGTGGAGTCAATATCATCTGTACCGGAACAGGTTACCGGCGCAACCAACTGTCTGGCTGGTGAGAGCTGGATGTGGAATGGAGTCTCCATTACAGTTATCCATCCGGATAGTCCGGACCGCTTCAAGGGCAATAATGGCTCCTGCGTAATCAGAATAGATGCAGGTGGTGAATCGCTGCTGCTGACCGGGGATATAGAGAAAGAGGCAGAGCACCATCTGCTGTCAACATCTCCAGAGCTGCTCGATGTTGATGGAGTGGTGGTCCCGCACCACGGCAGCAACACCTCATCAACTGCAGAGTGGATAGATGCGGTATCTCCCGCTTGGGCGGCCTTCCCGGTAGGGTACAAAAATCGTTACCGTTTTCCAAAGCAGAAGGTGGTAGAGCGTTACCGCAGAGGCGGAGTCAGGCTGTTTGAGACCGCCCATACCGGCTCCCTGCAGATCCGTCTGGGGAGAGCCGAGCTCCCAGTTCCATGGCGTCAATTCAGCCAAAAGAT
- a CDS encoding DUF2062 domain-containing protein → MPKHIIKRYMPNHETIREHKHLRIFGTMLHSADLWHLNRHSVAGAFGVGLFMAWVPVPFQMILAAAAAIFFSVNLPIAVGLVWVTNPFTMPFLFWFAYWVGSSMLGTPPINVEFELSYSWLETILPLIWKPFLLGCLFNGVIAATIGYFGMRWFWIWHVGRQWRRRASLRRSS, encoded by the coding sequence ATGCCAAAACATATCATTAAACGGTATATGCCGAACCATGAAACCATACGGGAGCACAAGCACCTTCGTATCTTTGGCACTATGCTGCATTCTGCTGATCTCTGGCATCTCAATCGTCACTCGGTTGCCGGGGCCTTTGGGGTTGGGCTCTTTATGGCGTGGGTACCTGTACCCTTCCAGATGATTCTGGCCGCTGCCGCCGCAATTTTCTTTAGTGTAAATCTGCCAATAGCGGTTGGACTGGTCTGGGTCACCAACCCATTCACCATGCCCTTTCTGTTCTGGTTCGCCTACTGGGTTGGATCCAGCATGCTCGGAACACCACCCATCAACGTGGAGTTTGAGCTCTCTTATAGCTGGCTGGAGACCATTCTGCCACTTATATGGAAGCCCTTTCTGCTGGGGTGTCTGTTTAACGGTGTTATCGCCGCTACAATTGGATATTTCGGAATGCGCTGGTTCTGGATCTGGCATGTGGGACGTCAGTGGAGAAGACGGGCCTCTTTGAGACGCTCCTCTTAA
- the lolD gene encoding lipoprotein-releasing ABC transporter ATP-binding protein LolD, which yields MSDGPVLQCRDLSRTFDDGSSRVEVLRRVELSLAKGEKIAIVGASGSGKSTLLHLLGGLDLPTSGAVKIDGVDLATLSENRRSHLRNRQLGFIYQFHHLLPEFTALENVSMPLLIRRTSRSEAEQQAADILRRVGLGHRLDHKPAALSGGERQRAAVARALITNPLAVLADEPTGNLDRESAEQVYDLMLELNREVGTSLVLVTHDQMLASRMDRVLKLVDGVLEEG from the coding sequence TGAGGTGTTGCGCAGAGTTGAGCTGTCACTTGCCAAGGGAGAGAAGATCGCAATTGTCGGCGCCTCCGGCTCAGGAAAATCGACCCTGCTTCACCTCCTCGGAGGGCTGGATCTGCCGACCAGTGGCGCGGTCAAGATTGACGGGGTTGATCTCGCCACACTCTCGGAGAACAGAAGAAGTCACCTCCGTAACCGCCAGCTCGGTTTTATCTACCAATTTCACCATCTGCTTCCGGAATTCACCGCCCTGGAGAATGTCTCCATGCCGTTGCTGATCAGACGAACCTCGCGTTCCGAGGCAGAACAGCAGGCGGCAGATATTCTGCGGCGGGTTGGTCTGGGGCATCGTCTTGACCACAAGCCTGCAGCGCTCTCCGGTGGTGAGCGTCAGCGTGCAGCCGTGGCACGGGCGCTGATCACCAATCCACTGGCAGTGTTGGCGGACGAGCCCACCGGAAATCTGGACCGGGAGAGTGCAGAGCAGGTATACGATCTTATGCTGGAGCTAAACAGAGAGGTTGGAACCAGTCTGGTATTGGTAACCCACGACCAGATGCTTGCCAGCAGAATGGACAGGGTGCTCAAGCTGGTAGATGGGGTGCTGGAGGAGGGTTAA